One part of the Phacochoerus africanus isolate WHEZ1 chromosome 7, ROS_Pafr_v1, whole genome shotgun sequence genome encodes these proteins:
- the FBXO7 gene encoding F-box only protein 7 isoform X1 encodes MKLRVRLQKRTWPLEMPEAEPTLGQLRAHLSQALLPTCGYSSDARFAITLNNKDALTGDEETLASYGIVSGDLICLILEDAIPAPNLPSSTDSEHSSLQNNDQPSLAASFSPSAIQDEQLSDSFQGQAAQSDVWNDDSMSGPSQNSEAEPDQDVVDMEEGTGFYPSEPMLCSESVEGQVPHSLETLYQSAACSSPSDALIVSIHLLMLESGYLPQGTEARAVSMPENWRSGGVYKLQYTHPLCEGGSAALTCVPLGNLIVINATLKLNSEIRSVKRLQLLPESFICKEESENVLGENVAKIYKDLQKLSRLFKDQLVYPLLAFTRQALNLPDVFGLVVLPLELKLRIFRLLDVRSVLSLSAVCRDLYIASNDQLLWRCLYLRDFRDGTVRGRDTDWKELYKKRHKQRKEAQRGRHVMFLPSSPHPIPFYPNPLHPRPFPPSSLLPPGIIGGEYDERITLPYVGDPINSLIPGPGETPSQFPPLRPRFDPIGPLPGPNPILPGRGGPNDRFPLRPSRGRPTDSRLPFM; translated from the exons ATGAAGCTGCGGGTCCGGCTTCAGAAGCGGACCTGGCCGCTGGAGATGCCAGAAGCGGAGCCGACCCTGGGGCAGCTGCGCGCGCACCTGAGTCAGGCCCTGCTGCCCACCTGTGGGTACAG TTCTGATGCCCGGTTTGCAATTACATTGAACAACAAGGATGCCCTCACTGGAGATGAAGAGACCTTGGCTTCATATGGGATTGTTTCTGGGGACTTGATATGTTTGATTCTTGAAGATGCCATTCCAGCACCTAACTTACCTTCATCCACAGATTCAGAGCATTCCTCACTCCAGAATAACGATCAACCCTCTTTGGCCGCCAGCTTCAGTCCATCCGCCATACAGGATGAACAACTGAGTGATTCCTTCCAAGGACAGGCAGCCCAATCTGATGTCTGGAATGATGACAGCATG TCAGGGCCTAGTCAAAATTCTGAAGCCGAGCCGGATCAAGATGTTGTAGATATGGAAGAGGGCACAGGTTTCTATCCCTCAGAACCAATGCTCTGCAGCGAATCGGTGGAAGGGCAAGTGCCGCATTCATTAGAGACCCTGTACCAGTCAGCTGCCTGTTCCAGCCCCAGCGATGCTCTGATAGTGTCGATACATCTGCTCATGTTGGAGTCGGGTTACCTGCCTCAG GGGACTGAAGCCAGAGCCGTGTCCATGCCTGAGAACTGGAGGTCAGGGGGCGTGTATAAGCTGCAGTACACGCATCCTCTCTGTGAGGGCGGCTCTGCTGCTCTCACCTGTGTGCCTTTGGGAAACCTCATCGTCATAAACG CTACCCTAAAACTCAACAGTGAGATTAGAAGTGTGAAAAGACTGCAGCTGCTGCCAGAATCTTTTATTTGCAAAGAGGAATCAG aaaatgttttagggGAAAATGTAGCCAAGATATACAAAGATCTTCAGAAGCTCTCTCGCCTCTTCAAAGACCAGCTGGTGTATCCTCTTCTGGCCTTTACCCGACAAG cactgaACCTGCCAGATGTATTTGGGTTGGTGGTCCTCCCATTGGAGCTGAAACTACGGATCTTCCGCCTTTTGGATGTTCGTTCTGTGCTGTCTTTGTCTGCAGTTTGTCGTGACCTCTATATTGCTTCAAATGACCAACTTCTGTGGAGGTGTTTATATCTACGGGATTTTCGAG ATGGTACTGTCAGAGGTCGAGACACAGATTGGAAAGaa CTGTACAAGAAGAGgcacaaacaaagaaaagaagctcagagagggcGGCATGTGATGTTCCTGCCGTCGTCACCCCACCCCATTCCATTCTACCCCAACCCCTTGCACCCCAGGCCTTTTCCTCCCagttctctccttcctccaggaaTTATTGGTGGTGAATACGATGAGAGAATAACCCTTCCCTATGTTGGGGACCCAATCAATTCACTCATCCCGGGGCCTGGAGAGACACCCAGCCAGTTCCCTCCACTCCGACCACGTTTTGATCCAATCGGCCCTCTTCCAGGACCTAATCCCATCTTGCCAGGGCGAGGTGGCCCCAATGACAGATTCCCCTTAAGGCCCAGCAGGGGTCGGCCCACTGACAGCCGGCTACCTTTCATGTGA
- the FBXO7 gene encoding F-box only protein 7 isoform X4, which produces MARRPGGPDPLQDSEHSSLQNNDQPSLAASFSPSAIQDEQLSDSFQGQAAQSDVWNDDSMSGPSQNSEAEPDQDVVDMEEGTGFYPSEPMLCSESVEGQVPHSLETLYQSAACSSPSDALIVSIHLLMLESGYLPQGTEARAVSMPENWRSGGVYKLQYTHPLCEGGSAALTCVPLGNLIVINATLKLNSEIRSVKRLQLLPESFICKEESGENVAKIYKDLQKLSRLFKDQLVYPLLAFTRQALNLPDVFGLVVLPLELKLRIFRLLDVRSVLSLSAVCRDLYIASNDQLLWRCLYLRDFRDGTVRGRDTDWKELYKKRHKQRKEAQRGRHVMFLPSSPHPIPFYPNPLHPRPFPPSSLLPPGIIGGEYDERITLPYVGDPINSLIPGPGETPSQFPPLRPRFDPIGPLPGPNPILPGRGGPNDRFPLRPSRGRPTDSRLPFM; this is translated from the exons ATGGCTCGGCGTCCCGGGGGCCCCGATCCCCTCCAGG ATTCAGAGCATTCCTCACTCCAGAATAACGATCAACCCTCTTTGGCCGCCAGCTTCAGTCCATCCGCCATACAGGATGAACAACTGAGTGATTCCTTCCAAGGACAGGCAGCCCAATCTGATGTCTGGAATGATGACAGCATG TCAGGGCCTAGTCAAAATTCTGAAGCCGAGCCGGATCAAGATGTTGTAGATATGGAAGAGGGCACAGGTTTCTATCCCTCAGAACCAATGCTCTGCAGCGAATCGGTGGAAGGGCAAGTGCCGCATTCATTAGAGACCCTGTACCAGTCAGCTGCCTGTTCCAGCCCCAGCGATGCTCTGATAGTGTCGATACATCTGCTCATGTTGGAGTCGGGTTACCTGCCTCAG GGGACTGAAGCCAGAGCCGTGTCCATGCCTGAGAACTGGAGGTCAGGGGGCGTGTATAAGCTGCAGTACACGCATCCTCTCTGTGAGGGCGGCTCTGCTGCTCTCACCTGTGTGCCTTTGGGAAACCTCATCGTCATAAACG CTACCCTAAAACTCAACAGTGAGATTAGAAGTGTGAAAAGACTGCAGCTGCTGCCAGAATCTTTTATTTGCAAAGAGGAATCAG ggGAAAATGTAGCCAAGATATACAAAGATCTTCAGAAGCTCTCTCGCCTCTTCAAAGACCAGCTGGTGTATCCTCTTCTGGCCTTTACCCGACAAG cactgaACCTGCCAGATGTATTTGGGTTGGTGGTCCTCCCATTGGAGCTGAAACTACGGATCTTCCGCCTTTTGGATGTTCGTTCTGTGCTGTCTTTGTCTGCAGTTTGTCGTGACCTCTATATTGCTTCAAATGACCAACTTCTGTGGAGGTGTTTATATCTACGGGATTTTCGAG ATGGTACTGTCAGAGGTCGAGACACAGATTGGAAAGaa CTGTACAAGAAGAGgcacaaacaaagaaaagaagctcagagagggcGGCATGTGATGTTCCTGCCGTCGTCACCCCACCCCATTCCATTCTACCCCAACCCCTTGCACCCCAGGCCTTTTCCTCCCagttctctccttcctccaggaaTTATTGGTGGTGAATACGATGAGAGAATAACCCTTCCCTATGTTGGGGACCCAATCAATTCACTCATCCCGGGGCCTGGAGAGACACCCAGCCAGTTCCCTCCACTCCGACCACGTTTTGATCCAATCGGCCCTCTTCCAGGACCTAATCCCATCTTGCCAGGGCGAGGTGGCCCCAATGACAGATTCCCCTTAAGGCCCAGCAGGGGTCGGCCCACTGACAGCCGGCTACCTTTCATGTGA
- the FBXO7 gene encoding F-box only protein 7 isoform X3 — MARRPGGPDPLQDSEHSSLQNNDQPSLAASFSPSAIQDEQLSDSFQGQAAQSDVWNDDSMSGPSQNSEAEPDQDVVDMEEGTGFYPSEPMLCSESVEGQVPHSLETLYQSAACSSPSDALIVSIHLLMLESGYLPQGTEARAVSMPENWRSGGVYKLQYTHPLCEGGSAALTCVPLGNLIVINATLKLNSEIRSVKRLQLLPESFICKEESENVLGENVAKIYKDLQKLSRLFKDQLVYPLLAFTRQALNLPDVFGLVVLPLELKLRIFRLLDVRSVLSLSAVCRDLYIASNDQLLWRCLYLRDFRDGTVRGRDTDWKELYKKRHKQRKEAQRGRHVMFLPSSPHPIPFYPNPLHPRPFPPSSLLPPGIIGGEYDERITLPYVGDPINSLIPGPGETPSQFPPLRPRFDPIGPLPGPNPILPGRGGPNDRFPLRPSRGRPTDSRLPFM, encoded by the exons ATGGCTCGGCGTCCCGGGGGCCCCGATCCCCTCCAGG ATTCAGAGCATTCCTCACTCCAGAATAACGATCAACCCTCTTTGGCCGCCAGCTTCAGTCCATCCGCCATACAGGATGAACAACTGAGTGATTCCTTCCAAGGACAGGCAGCCCAATCTGATGTCTGGAATGATGACAGCATG TCAGGGCCTAGTCAAAATTCTGAAGCCGAGCCGGATCAAGATGTTGTAGATATGGAAGAGGGCACAGGTTTCTATCCCTCAGAACCAATGCTCTGCAGCGAATCGGTGGAAGGGCAAGTGCCGCATTCATTAGAGACCCTGTACCAGTCAGCTGCCTGTTCCAGCCCCAGCGATGCTCTGATAGTGTCGATACATCTGCTCATGTTGGAGTCGGGTTACCTGCCTCAG GGGACTGAAGCCAGAGCCGTGTCCATGCCTGAGAACTGGAGGTCAGGGGGCGTGTATAAGCTGCAGTACACGCATCCTCTCTGTGAGGGCGGCTCTGCTGCTCTCACCTGTGTGCCTTTGGGAAACCTCATCGTCATAAACG CTACCCTAAAACTCAACAGTGAGATTAGAAGTGTGAAAAGACTGCAGCTGCTGCCAGAATCTTTTATTTGCAAAGAGGAATCAG aaaatgttttagggGAAAATGTAGCCAAGATATACAAAGATCTTCAGAAGCTCTCTCGCCTCTTCAAAGACCAGCTGGTGTATCCTCTTCTGGCCTTTACCCGACAAG cactgaACCTGCCAGATGTATTTGGGTTGGTGGTCCTCCCATTGGAGCTGAAACTACGGATCTTCCGCCTTTTGGATGTTCGTTCTGTGCTGTCTTTGTCTGCAGTTTGTCGTGACCTCTATATTGCTTCAAATGACCAACTTCTGTGGAGGTGTTTATATCTACGGGATTTTCGAG ATGGTACTGTCAGAGGTCGAGACACAGATTGGAAAGaa CTGTACAAGAAGAGgcacaaacaaagaaaagaagctcagagagggcGGCATGTGATGTTCCTGCCGTCGTCACCCCACCCCATTCCATTCTACCCCAACCCCTTGCACCCCAGGCCTTTTCCTCCCagttctctccttcctccaggaaTTATTGGTGGTGAATACGATGAGAGAATAACCCTTCCCTATGTTGGGGACCCAATCAATTCACTCATCCCGGGGCCTGGAGAGACACCCAGCCAGTTCCCTCCACTCCGACCACGTTTTGATCCAATCGGCCCTCTTCCAGGACCTAATCCCATCTTGCCAGGGCGAGGTGGCCCCAATGACAGATTCCCCTTAAGGCCCAGCAGGGGTCGGCCCACTGACAGCCGGCTACCTTTCATGTGA
- the FBXO7 gene encoding F-box only protein 7 isoform X2 — protein MKLRVRLQKRTWPLEMPEAEPTLGQLRAHLSQALLPTCGYSSDARFAITLNNKDALTGDEETLASYGIVSGDLICLILEDAIPAPNLPSSTDSEHSSLQNNDQPSLAASFSPSAIQDEQLSDSFQGQAAQSDVWNDDSMSGPSQNSEAEPDQDVVDMEEGTGFYPSEPMLCSESVEGQVPHSLETLYQSAACSSPSDALIVSIHLLMLESGYLPQGTEARAVSMPENWRSGGVYKLQYTHPLCEGGSAALTCVPLGNLIVINATLKLNSEIRSVKRLQLLPESFICKEESGENVAKIYKDLQKLSRLFKDQLVYPLLAFTRQALNLPDVFGLVVLPLELKLRIFRLLDVRSVLSLSAVCRDLYIASNDQLLWRCLYLRDFRDGTVRGRDTDWKELYKKRHKQRKEAQRGRHVMFLPSSPHPIPFYPNPLHPRPFPPSSLLPPGIIGGEYDERITLPYVGDPINSLIPGPGETPSQFPPLRPRFDPIGPLPGPNPILPGRGGPNDRFPLRPSRGRPTDSRLPFM, from the exons ATGAAGCTGCGGGTCCGGCTTCAGAAGCGGACCTGGCCGCTGGAGATGCCAGAAGCGGAGCCGACCCTGGGGCAGCTGCGCGCGCACCTGAGTCAGGCCCTGCTGCCCACCTGTGGGTACAG TTCTGATGCCCGGTTTGCAATTACATTGAACAACAAGGATGCCCTCACTGGAGATGAAGAGACCTTGGCTTCATATGGGATTGTTTCTGGGGACTTGATATGTTTGATTCTTGAAGATGCCATTCCAGCACCTAACTTACCTTCATCCACAGATTCAGAGCATTCCTCACTCCAGAATAACGATCAACCCTCTTTGGCCGCCAGCTTCAGTCCATCCGCCATACAGGATGAACAACTGAGTGATTCCTTCCAAGGACAGGCAGCCCAATCTGATGTCTGGAATGATGACAGCATG TCAGGGCCTAGTCAAAATTCTGAAGCCGAGCCGGATCAAGATGTTGTAGATATGGAAGAGGGCACAGGTTTCTATCCCTCAGAACCAATGCTCTGCAGCGAATCGGTGGAAGGGCAAGTGCCGCATTCATTAGAGACCCTGTACCAGTCAGCTGCCTGTTCCAGCCCCAGCGATGCTCTGATAGTGTCGATACATCTGCTCATGTTGGAGTCGGGTTACCTGCCTCAG GGGACTGAAGCCAGAGCCGTGTCCATGCCTGAGAACTGGAGGTCAGGGGGCGTGTATAAGCTGCAGTACACGCATCCTCTCTGTGAGGGCGGCTCTGCTGCTCTCACCTGTGTGCCTTTGGGAAACCTCATCGTCATAAACG CTACCCTAAAACTCAACAGTGAGATTAGAAGTGTGAAAAGACTGCAGCTGCTGCCAGAATCTTTTATTTGCAAAGAGGAATCAG ggGAAAATGTAGCCAAGATATACAAAGATCTTCAGAAGCTCTCTCGCCTCTTCAAAGACCAGCTGGTGTATCCTCTTCTGGCCTTTACCCGACAAG cactgaACCTGCCAGATGTATTTGGGTTGGTGGTCCTCCCATTGGAGCTGAAACTACGGATCTTCCGCCTTTTGGATGTTCGTTCTGTGCTGTCTTTGTCTGCAGTTTGTCGTGACCTCTATATTGCTTCAAATGACCAACTTCTGTGGAGGTGTTTATATCTACGGGATTTTCGAG ATGGTACTGTCAGAGGTCGAGACACAGATTGGAAAGaa CTGTACAAGAAGAGgcacaaacaaagaaaagaagctcagagagggcGGCATGTGATGTTCCTGCCGTCGTCACCCCACCCCATTCCATTCTACCCCAACCCCTTGCACCCCAGGCCTTTTCCTCCCagttctctccttcctccaggaaTTATTGGTGGTGAATACGATGAGAGAATAACCCTTCCCTATGTTGGGGACCCAATCAATTCACTCATCCCGGGGCCTGGAGAGACACCCAGCCAGTTCCCTCCACTCCGACCACGTTTTGATCCAATCGGCCCTCTTCCAGGACCTAATCCCATCTTGCCAGGGCGAGGTGGCCCCAATGACAGATTCCCCTTAAGGCCCAGCAGGGGTCGGCCCACTGACAGCCGGCTACCTTTCATGTGA